The genomic DNA TCGGACCAAGAAATGTTACAGGCCACGTTAGCGTCGCTATCGCGCCGAGTCGCCAATCTAGAGCGAATAATAAAGCTGTTCCAAAAATTGCCTCAAGGATCGGAGAAATTCCCCAGGGAATGGCGGCTAAAACCGCGTTCTCGAGTGCGGATAGATCCGAAGAGAATCTGGAGAGGATGTCTCCCATCCTTGCATTTCCGTAGAAGTCCAAACTGACTCTTTGTAAATGCAGAAATAATTCTTCCCGCATATCGCGAATCGCTCTCGCGGAAACCCAGTTGTATAGATAATCTCGAACAGTGCCGACGGCGGTGATTAAAATCGTTCCGCCCACTAATAAAATTCCGGTAATATAAAGTACTGTTTGGTTCTTTCCAATAATGGCTTCGTCGATTAGAAACTTAAAGGAGAAAGGAATCGTGGAATAAACTAAAATTTCCACCAATAAAAATCCGAGTACTACTCCTAATCTAAGTTTGTATTTTCTGAAGAATCGAGCTAATCCTCGTAAGATTAGCAAAGGAGAATCCTGCAACGGATCTCCCGAGACTAAATTGGGTCCGAGAGAAGAGGAATATGATCCTCTAGCCGCCTGACTTCCAGGCGGAGCTTTTGGTGCATTCGTTGGGTTGTTCGGGAACGTAGCGGGATTTTTACCCAAACGGAAGCCGTCTTTGAATTTCTGTTTATTTGTCATAAATTTGTCCCCTATTGCCCTGTTCGGATTAAGGGTGGTAGGAACTTGATTTCCTAACGTAGTCCTGGAATTTCCTATTATTCTGATAGTAGCCGGGACGGAAAGCGGAAGGTGAAAGATTTTCCCCACTCTTCTGTCTCATTATGGAAAAAAATTTAGGAGACAGAATCCGGAAAAACGGTCGTATATATTTTTAGACTTGATTGAAGTATAGAATGGTACATTAGTTTTTGGGTGTCTTTTTGTTCCCGAAATAGTATTTTGTGCTGAACGCGGAATTATGATCGAATTCAACTATAAAGAAGAATATGGGGTTTATCGGGTTACGCTAAAGACGTCAGAAACCGCCCCCGGTACTCTTCATAAAATGGTTAAGGCCATGTTTTTTATGGGATTTGAGATCCTTTCCGGCGATATTCGGACCGTAAAGGAAGGCGAATCCCTTATTAGCTACGATGAATTTCTTTTGCGCTCCGATGAGACGGATTCGCGAATTAAGGCTTCGAAGCTGGGTATTCTTATGTCTTCGGTTTTTTCCGACGAGAAAGTTTTGGAAGAAATGATCCAAACATCTAGCGAAATTGATATTCGAAACACATTCTATCTGAGTAAGGACTCTCAACTGGAATTCGAAGATCTTCCGGATGGTTCCGCAACGAAATTTTATTTGGAAGCGCCGGATAGAAAGGGTCTTCTCTATTTTGTGACCGGTGTTTTGAAGGATTTAGGAATCAATATTCTTTCCGGCGAGGTTCGGACCGACGGGGCGACTAATAAAGCTCTGGATACTTTCCTGTTAACCGACTCGCGTACAGAGACTGGCTTTGCAGGATCCTCCGTGGAAGAGCGCGTTCGAAGATATATCCTTCAAAGTAGTTTAAACCAAGTTTGATAGACGAAAGATCGTTCGTCTCAGATACTATAACTTAAGCGGGATTTTCGAGCGGGGATTTGTAACCGTCCTCCATATTGTGAATTTCGTTTTATTTTAATTTCTGAACGATACGCGCCTTTTGGAAGATCCTTATGCGTATTTAGACGAACGAAAACCGATACTATTAAATAGGAGTTTTCCGCCCGGAAGATGGACGCGTCCAAGGATTTACAGAAATTCGATTTTACCGAAGAGGTAATCCAGCATTTCCGCGAAAATAGGATTATCCCGGTAGACTTTTATAACAAGAACGGACAAATCCTGATCCATAAAAAAGATATGGCTTCGGGAGACGATATCAATCGCCTTCAAAAATTCGAAAAACAAGGCATCTATTTTTTAACGGCGGAAATCGGTAAGATACGTCCCGGCTCAGGAAGAAGAAATTCATCCTTGGACCCTACTTTCGAAAAGCTGATAGATCCCGAACTCACGATCAATTTAACAAAGGGTGCGTCGGATCTCCTACAAGAGATTAAAAAGTATCCGATATCCGGCGCGAACATTAAAGACGTCGGAAAATCCATCGATTCTATATTAGAAGATTTTAAATCTTCGCCCAATATGGAAACCGGTCTTATTAATATTCTCGAGGTCATGTCCAACGTGGGCGCGCCTGTCGACTCGGAGGTCCTTACTAAAAGAACCGTGTTGGCGATGGCGATGAAAGTTAGGACGGCAAAAGCTTTTACGAAGGCCGACATGGATATTAAGAAATCCGAACAAATGAATTTAATGATGGCGTCTTATCTGGCGGATATCGGTTATACGCAGATGAAAATTCCGACCCATGCAAATTTAAAAGCGGAGGAACTGGAATATATTAAGAATCATCCTATTATTAGTTACTTGATGATAGCGAATATTCCGGAATTGGAGGACACGGTAAAAACGATCGTTTTGAACCATCACCGCCCTCACAAAGGCGAAGGACTAAACAATAATTATCCGCAGGCAAAACTACTCGTACAAAAACTTCAAGGCTATCGTGAAAAATATAAAGATGACTATAGAAAGACGCTGCTCGTAAGCGATATTCAAAAACAAGTTAAGATTATCCTGACGAACGCACTTAGCTATGACGATATAGGAATGCTTTCGATTGCCGGGGAATTTGCCTCCTTAACGACTGCTCAGCCTTGGAGAAATCCGATGGACGCGGTTAAGGCTTTGAAGTTGATCTTAAACAATAGTTTCTTTGCGTACAATGAAAAAACTCTAAAAGATTTTTACGATCATGTCGGGCTTTCTCTCTGCGAAAATCAACCGTTTCTGAAAATCGGTGACTACGTGATAGTCGCATCCCAGGATTCAAATCGCAAAGTTTTCTTCGAAATTTGCGTGATTAGGGAGTCTTATAAGAATTCTATCCGTCCTATGCTAGAGCGAATAGGGACGATAAAACCGACCTTTGCAAATAACGGAAAGATCAGGATTTCAGGCTTCGAGAAAACGAGTTTGAATTTAGACAAACGCAGGGCAATTTTTAATCTAGAACGAAACGCAGATCCGAGGCGGATCATTTATCTGGTAGATCCGGAAATCGACGAAGAATTTTTCGATTTCTTGGATAAGAAAGCGCGTGATTTTCTATCCCCTAAGTCAACTGCAACCGATAGCGACGAAACCGTCAAAGCTCCGGTTTCTTAAAGTTCATTTCGCTTAACCGGAAATTTATTCTTGCTCTAAGCGATAGCATTCTTATTTCCTAGTGATATTAGCGAGTCTTGATATACTCGGGTCGCTTTTTCGGTTGCCGTCATCAGTATAGTCCTAAGGTAATAAGCGGAAGAAAAATGAACCAGTCCTCCAATTTTTCAAACTCAGGTGATCCCACAAGATTAGAGCGCTTCGAATTTAATGAAGACGTTATTCGTCGCTTTAAAGAAGAAAAAACGATTCCGGTCGATTTTTACAATAAGAACGGACAAATTCTTATTCACAGAAAGAATAATGCTTCCGAGGCGGATATCAATCGCCTTCAGAAATTCGAGGCCCAAGGGATTTATTTTCTCATATCTGAGAGAGATAAAGTAACCATAAAATTCGACCTTCCCGATTCCGTTCATGGTCGAAAAGTATCATTCATAAAATTAGTTAATCCTGAACTTACGGTAAAAATGGCTATGGACGCGTCGTCTTTACTGAAAGAGCTTCGAGACTATCCGTTGAACGGTAATCACGTAAAAAAAGTTACAAAAGCGATCAACGAAATTCTCGAAGATTTTGCGTCAAGCTCCGATATGGAAATGGGATTATTAAACGTAATCGAAGTTATGAAAGGCGCGGGAGTTGAGACTGATTCGGAAATTCTCACAAAGCGTACGGTCATTTCCATGGCGATGAAGCTGAGAGGATTAAAGGCCCTTTCAAACAAAGATTCGGAAATTTCAAAGAATCAACAAATCAACCTGATGATGGCATCATACATGGTTGATATCGGTAAATCTAGGATGAAGTTACCGATCCATAAAGATCTAAGTCAGGAAGAATTCGAATACGTGAAGAACCATCCGATCATTAGCTACCTGATGATCGCGAATTTAAGTACGATTCAGCCGCAGGTTAAGTCGGCCGTGCTAAATAGCCATAGGCCGTATAAAGGGGAGGGTTTGAATAATAATTATCCTCAGACTGCCTTTTTGCTTCAAAAACTTCTGGGGTACTATGAAAAATACAAGGATGATCCGACTAGAACGATATTGGTGGACGACCTACAAAGACAGATTCAGCATTTGCAATCGAATACCTATAGCGACGATGATCCGTCAATAATATCTATCTCCGGCGAATTCGCTTCTTTAAGTTCGAAGCAGGATTGGAGAGAAGCGTACGACTCGATCACATCGATGAAGATCATTCTGAATAATAGTTTCTTTTCTTATAATGAGAAAGTAGTGAAGGATTTTTTCGATTTTATGGCATTAAGTTTGTGCGAAAATCGAAGCGTTCTAAATCCAGGCGATTACGTTATCGTAGTTTCTTCGGATTCCCAGCGCAAAATCCATTTCGAGACCTGCGTTATCAAAGAAATTAATCGAAATCAAACTCGTCCTCTTTTGGAACGAATCGGATCGATTCGACCGATCCTAACCAACAAAGGAAAAATTCGCATAGCGGGATATGATCGGAAATCGTTTAGTCCTGATCGACGGAAAGCGATTTTTAATCTAGGAAACGCAGTGGATCCAAGGCGCGTGGTTTATATGATAGCTCCGGAATTAGATCCTCCATTATTTGATCTTATCGATAGGAACTACAGGCAAACCGCTCCGAAATCTGTCGCTTAAGGCCAACCTCTTTTATCCCCGTAACGTAGGAAACGGACTTTCTTCCACTGCGGGGTTCTTGTTTTCTGGTACTTGTATGCCTTCAAGCTGGGGTAAAGTATTTCGCATTAGCACATTCGGGGAATCGCACGGTGAGTCTGTCGGAGTCGTCATTGAAGGAGTTCCTGCCGGGATTCCAATTCGATTGGAGGAAATCCAAAAAGACCTGAATCGTCGGCGACCGGGTCAAAGCAATTTAACAACGCCTAGAGATGAATCGGATACCGTTCGCGTAGTGTCCGGAGTTTTCGAAGGAAAGACGATCGGAAGTCCGATCGCATTAATCGTTAATAACCAAAATACAATTTCCAAGGATTACGAAAATCTACGGGATACGTTTCGACCTTCCCATGCGGATTATACGTATCAGGCTAAATACGGTTTTCGTGCACACGTAGGCGGAGGCCGTTCTTCCGTTCGGGAAACTATCGCTCGAGTTGCGGCCGGGGCAATAGCTAGATTGATACTGGAAGACGATCTCGGCATCAAGACAGTCGCTTGGGTGGACACAATCGGAATCATCGAGTCTCAGCTTGCGGAAGACCAATATCCTAAAACGAGAGAGATCGTCGACGGTAACGAGGTTCGATGCCCTGATATTGCTGCAGCCGAAAAAATGAGATCTCTGATTCTGAAAATGAAAGAAGAAGGAGATAGCGTGGGCGGAATTATCCGCTGCGCATCCTATAATTTACCTCCAGGGTTAGGCGATCCTGTTTACGATAAATTGGATGGGGATATTGCTAAGGCTATTTTGTCCATTCCGGCTTGTAAAGGTTTTGAAGTCGGTTCCGGTTTTTCCGGAACTCAACTAACTGGGAGCAAGCATAACGACGAATTTTACGTCGAGGAAAGTACTGGACGAGTTCGCACTCGTACAAATAACTCGGGCGGATTGCAGGGCGGTATTTCCAATGGGGAAACTTTGGTGATTCGCGCAGCGTTTAAGCCGACTTCTACGATCTTTAAAAAGCAAAATACCGTGAACCTTGCCGGAAAGGAGACGGTCTTAGAGGCAAAAGGGAGACATGATCCCTGCGTTCTGCCTAGGGCCGTTCCCATCGTCGAAGCGGCAGTAAATTTGGTTCTAGTAGATGCCTATCTGTACCAAAGGGCAATGAATCCGCAATGGTTCAAAAAATGGGCAAAAATTCCTTCCTACTATAACGAATTGAAATTCTAACTCAAGTGAAGTAATCATCCGGAAAGAAACGGGTTGCCAATCGAGAATAGTACGATTCCATTGAGACATTGTGCCTGGCAGGGCCGGAGAAACGGAGGTCCGAGTGGTCAAGATAAAGATAGACGGGATCGAGTACGAGGTCGACGAAAAGAAGAATTTGATCTCGGCAGCGAAAGATGCCGGAGTTGATATTCCTTTTTTCTGCTTTCATCCGAAATTATCCGTAGTCGGTATGTGCCGGATGTGTCTCATCGAGATTGAGGGTATTCCTCGGCTTCAAGTCGCGTGCAACACGAAAGTCGTGGAAGGTCTTTCCATCGTGACCAACAGCGCGAGAGTGAAGGAAGCGAGAGAAGGGACGATGGAGTTCCTGCTCGCAAACCACCCTCTTGATTGCCCCGTTTGCGATAAAGCGGGAGAATGTCAGCTACAGGATAATTCTTTCAATGAAGGAAAGGGAAATTCAAGATTCACTCTTGAAAAACGTAATATTCCACAGGAAGAAATAGGAACGAACTTAATCATCAATCATAATCGTTGCATAGTATGCTATCGATGTGTTCGATTTGAAGAGGAATTGGTGGGCGAATCGAATCTCGGATTGTTCGAACGAGGCTACCACTCGATTATCGGTTTAGCTAAGGAAGAACCGATTTCTCATAATTACCAGGGAGCCCTCGCCGATATCTGCCCTGTCGGAGCTTTATTAAACAATAAGACGCTTTTTAAATCGAGAGTATGGTGGTATAAATCGGAAGAGTCGATCTGCCCCGGATGCAGCACCGGTTGCAAGACTTATACGAACGTACGCGATAATAAAATGTACCGTTATATGCCGCGAATCGATGAGGAAAAAGATCAATACTTCCTTTGTGATAAAGGACGGTTCGACGTCGATTGGCTGAATAATAATCGCCTCTTCGCTTATTATAAAGACGGAAATCCGAGCACTAGTATCGAAGTACTGGATGCGATCGCATTGAAAATCTCCGAAGCGCGCAAAGTCGCAATCCTTGGCGGCAGTCACGAATCCGATCAAAACCTTCGATCGATCAAAAAATCATTGGAAAAAACCGGGATACCGTTCTCGGCGGAAGCTCGCGTCTCGACTTCGCAATATAAGGATCCGGAGCAAATTGATTTTCAATATACGACGGATGCTCATCCTAATACGAAAGGAGCTGTTGATGCGAATTTTATCTCGGGATCCGACTTGGAATCGTTGATTTCTTCGATTTCAAAAGAAGAATACGATGTCGTCTTTGTGATTAAGGAAAATGTTTCGGAGATATTGGGCCGAATAAAACCAAAGACGTTGGTAGTTTTAGAAACGAATCTGACTGAAGGAATTTCGCATGCGAACTTCGGAATTCCGATCAAGACTTTTGCCGAGCAGACCGGTAGTTTTACGAATAAGAAGGGTTGGAATCAGACGTTTAATAAGTCGATGGAACCCCCTAAAGGATTACTTTCTTCGGGAGAATTCTTTTCCGAACTAGTCGATCGCGTCGTCGAATTGCGTACAGGGAAAAAGGAGGCTGCAATTGGGAACCGTTAACGTCGTAAACGTAGCAGCGAAGCATAAACTCGCTTGGTACCAAAAACTTTACTCATATTCGATCGGAAAAGGTTTATGGATCACTTTAAAACATTTTATCAAAGCCGCTTTTCTTAAAGGTGCGGTAACTCTCGAATTTCCGGAAAAAAGGAGAAAATATTCCACGCGCTTTCGCGGAATGCATAGCATGAAACGCGACGAGCAGGGCAGAGAGAGATGCACGAGTTGTTTCTGTTGCATGTGGATTTGTCCTGCGGATGCGATTCATATCGAAGCCGGGTTGGTAACGCCCGAGATTCAACACCTTCATCCTGAAGATAAATTTGCGAAGAAATTTGAAATTGATCTTCTTCGTTGTATTTTTTGCGGCTTATGCGAAGAGGCCTGTCCTAAAGGCGCCATCTATTTGGATGGACCGGCTGAAATGGCGGCGGACAATCGGGAAGATTTAATTCTTACGAAGGAACGAATGATGGAAAAGATTGGCGGTCCGATTCTCGGTGAGAGAAAATAAGAAATTATTCACCGCATATTTGAACAGGCTGATCCCGATTATCAACCCAGCCTTGACTGAGAGCTTTCTCTAAAAGAGGCGAATGTAATCTTTTCGAAGCGTAGTGCAGACAGGCTCTTACATCCTCTTCGAGGAGTTGAGGATATTCACCTAAGATTTCTTGCAGGCCGAATCCAAGAAACACCATATCCAATATTTCTAAAACGCGTATCGAAGTTCCTTTTATTACCGGTTTCCCGCCACAAACGGAAGGATGCGAGACGATTCTTTCTTGGTAAAAAAGAGTTTTATCCATTCAGAGTTAATAACAGATTTCTCTCAGGTAATTTGCGTAACATTTAAAATTCCTCTCTTTATTGATTAAAAGTGGCGTTTATTCATGCCGAAATCATTCGACTTAGCCCAAAAGGGATATAAAAAATAGATATGATAGAGTCCGGATTCTCTGAGTCCAAATTTTCTTCTCATGCATTTAAGAGTAGAGAAAGATCGAGTCAATTTATGCTTCCGCCCACTATGATTCTTGTAAAAGTTAGCCAAAATCTTGGATTTTGCCGTATTTATTAGAGAAAAATGGAAGGACTTTCTCAACAGGAATTTTCGAAATATTATGAATCTTCTAGGAATACCGTTTATCATTTTCTTCTGAAGCTTTCCGGTAATCCGGAAATTGCGGAAGACCTAACCCAAGAAACTTTTCTCAAAGCTTACGAGGTCATGGATAGGTTCGATCCTTCAAGAGGTAGTTTTTCCTCTTGGTCATGCACCATCGGCAAAAATCTCTATTTTAAACTCTTCAATCGTTCAAAGAAAGAGTCGAATAATATCTCTATCAATATTGATAATTTTCCGGAGCTTTCTGCCGGAAATGATAAAGATCCATCGGAAATTGAGAAAAAAAATTTGAATTCCTTTTTGAAAGAAGGAATTTCCCGTCTTCCCGAACCGGAAAAGAGTATAATATTATTAAAAGAATTAGAAAAAAAGACACTACGAGAGACCGCGGAAGCATTAAAAATTTCTGAAAGAACTGTCAGTCGAAGATTGTTAAGTGCATTCAGAATTTTGAGGACCTTTCTCGAGGAAAATGGGATCGAACCAATATGACACGAAAAATTACCGGAAAAAAAGATAGCTTCGAGGATTTACTCGCCTCCTATCTTACCGGTAATTTGGATGCAAAAGGTAAAAAAGAACTATTACAAATAATCCTTACTCAGCCGGAGAAAGGAGAAGAGTATAGAAAAATCGCACAATTAAAATCTCAATTAGGTTTACATGATATTGATTTAAGTGCGGAATTTTCGAAAATTTCTCCTCCTGAAAAACGTTCTTAACCTTTTCATTATATAACGGTTCAGTCCCAAGAAATTCCGTTAGGGGCGCATCCTACAGGATCTCCGGCAAAATAGTGCGGAAATATATATGCCATTTTTCCCGCAATCGGATTAGGATCGCGATAGCTTAGACCGTCAATTCGAATGGTAGAAGATTCATCCTTAAAAATTCGAAACGTAAGCGGTACTCTGAACTTATCTTTTCCGTAACGGAACTCGGTGTTCTTTCGGCACGAGATGAGGCAGGAATTATAAGGGTCTTCGTCACTTGAGTCGAAGTTTGCTCGATAGCTTTGATCTTTACAATTCGTAGAACATTCATCCGGATCTTCGGCCTGAAAGTCAAAATCGATTAGAATTTCCCGATTCACAATCTTATATGAACCTAAAGTTTTAGCGACAACCTCTCCTAGTCTTCGGCTCTGCATCGCGGCAGTTGAGGGAGGTGAGAGGAGCAGATGGAAACTGCTTACCTCCAGGGAAAGCTTTGAATTAACATTAGGAAATGTTTTTTCCCAATTTAAACAGGCTTCTTTCTCTCCGTCACCTTTGAGGTGTAAAGGAAGTCCCGAAAGAAATAGTAATAATATCAAAATCCCAATTATAGCGCGCATAAATCCGTGATTCGATTCTAGCTTTTAATTATATAGCGAATCGCTCGGTTCGGCGAGCGAAAAAGGAGCCAACGCCCTATTACTTTTTAGATCCTTCTATCCGTGCAATTTCCGTAGAAAATTCCGATAAAAGATCCGAATTGTATCGTTTGCTTCCCGAGCGATCTCTTACTTTTCCCCAAAGAAAAGCGGCAATGTTCAGTTTTTTCTTAAATACATGGGTTTTGCGATCTGCATGGAAGTCTTTCACGAATCGATTCCATCTTAGAACTGTGTCCTCCGGACGAGGGGCTGAAGGCGGATTTTCATAAATTCTCAGTAAGTCGGCAACAGTCAAATTTAGATTCCCGCTTTTTTCCGCATCACGTACGGCTTCGGCCATCGTTTTCGTGAAGGAGAATTTTTTACCGCCGTAATACGCTCGACAGAATTCACGAAAGACGGCATCGAATCTTATTCCATCCGAAAGTATTTTAGAATTGAGGGTAATTTTTTTAGGCGGGCTTTTCTGTCTTCGTTTTGAAGCCGAAATTTTGGGTTTCAGTTGCTTTCGAATTTGCTCGACATCGCCGGATCTAATATACGTTTTAAGTCTCTCTTCCAGATCTACTTTAGTTCCGTAGAGCGGAATGTCTAAGTCGGCGCATGTACGACGAAGCTCTTCCCGATACCAGTAATGTGCTTCGAATTCTTTTACTGATTTTATCTTCGCGAAAGGCGGTCGATTCATGATAATTTGATTCTTGCCCATGCGGGCTTAAGCTTATGAATTTTTTTCGCAGTCGGACAATCTTTGTCATGGGCGCCCGGAAGATAACCGGTGCTCATAAGGAATTCATTTACAATCTCTCCTCCAGTGAATTTGAATGTTTTCTTAAATAGTTTAGTCCATTCATCTCGCGATTTTAGATGGTGGGAGTCTAACCACGAGGAGAAACTACCGAATTCTTTTTGAATGGATCGAATTAC from Leptospira fainei serovar Hurstbridge str. BUT 6 includes the following:
- a CDS encoding ACT domain-containing protein, with protein sequence MIEFNYKEEYGVYRVTLKTSETAPGTLHKMVKAMFFMGFEILSGDIRTVKEGESLISYDEFLLRSDETDSRIKASKLGILMSSVFSDEKVLEEMIQTSSEIDIRNTFYLSKDSQLEFEDLPDGSATKFYLEAPDRKGLLYFVTGVLKDLGINILSGEVRTDGATNKALDTFLLTDSRTETGFAGSSVEERVRRYILQSSLNQV
- a CDS encoding HD-GYP domain-containing protein, with amino-acid sequence MDASKDLQKFDFTEEVIQHFRENRIIPVDFYNKNGQILIHKKDMASGDDINRLQKFEKQGIYFLTAEIGKIRPGSGRRNSSLDPTFEKLIDPELTINLTKGASDLLQEIKKYPISGANIKDVGKSIDSILEDFKSSPNMETGLINILEVMSNVGAPVDSEVLTKRTVLAMAMKVRTAKAFTKADMDIKKSEQMNLMMASYLADIGYTQMKIPTHANLKAEELEYIKNHPIISYLMIANIPELEDTVKTIVLNHHRPHKGEGLNNNYPQAKLLVQKLQGYREKYKDDYRKTLLVSDIQKQVKIILTNALSYDDIGMLSIAGEFASLTTAQPWRNPMDAVKALKLILNNSFFAYNEKTLKDFYDHVGLSLCENQPFLKIGDYVIVASQDSNRKVFFEICVIRESYKNSIRPMLERIGTIKPTFANNGKIRISGFEKTSLNLDKRRAIFNLERNADPRRIIYLVDPEIDEEFFDFLDKKARDFLSPKSTATDSDETVKAPVS
- a CDS encoding HD-GYP domain-containing protein, with translation MNQSSNFSNSGDPTRLERFEFNEDVIRRFKEEKTIPVDFYNKNGQILIHRKNNASEADINRLQKFEAQGIYFLISERDKVTIKFDLPDSVHGRKVSFIKLVNPELTVKMAMDASSLLKELRDYPLNGNHVKKVTKAINEILEDFASSSDMEMGLLNVIEVMKGAGVETDSEILTKRTVISMAMKLRGLKALSNKDSEISKNQQINLMMASYMVDIGKSRMKLPIHKDLSQEEFEYVKNHPIISYLMIANLSTIQPQVKSAVLNSHRPYKGEGLNNNYPQTAFLLQKLLGYYEKYKDDPTRTILVDDLQRQIQHLQSNTYSDDDPSIISISGEFASLSSKQDWREAYDSITSMKIILNNSFFSYNEKVVKDFFDFMALSLCENRSVLNPGDYVIVVSSDSQRKIHFETCVIKEINRNQTRPLLERIGSIRPILTNKGKIRIAGYDRKSFSPDRRKAIFNLGNAVDPRRVVYMIAPELDPPLFDLIDRNYRQTAPKSVA
- the aroC gene encoding chorismate synthase gives rise to the protein MPSSWGKVFRISTFGESHGESVGVVIEGVPAGIPIRLEEIQKDLNRRRPGQSNLTTPRDESDTVRVVSGVFEGKTIGSPIALIVNNQNTISKDYENLRDTFRPSHADYTYQAKYGFRAHVGGGRSSVRETIARVAAGAIARLILEDDLGIKTVAWVDTIGIIESQLAEDQYPKTREIVDGNEVRCPDIAAAEKMRSLILKMKEEGDSVGGIIRCASYNLPPGLGDPVYDKLDGDIAKAILSIPACKGFEVGSGFSGTQLTGSKHNDEFYVEESTGRVRTRTNNSGGLQGGISNGETLVIRAAFKPTSTIFKKQNTVNLAGKETVLEAKGRHDPCVLPRAVPIVEAAVNLVLVDAYLYQRAMNPQWFKKWAKIPSYYNELKF
- a CDS encoding 2Fe-2S iron-sulfur cluster-binding protein; the protein is MVKIKIDGIEYEVDEKKNLISAAKDAGVDIPFFCFHPKLSVVGMCRMCLIEIEGIPRLQVACNTKVVEGLSIVTNSARVKEAREGTMEFLLANHPLDCPVCDKAGECQLQDNSFNEGKGNSRFTLEKRNIPQEEIGTNLIINHNRCIVCYRCVRFEEELVGESNLGLFERGYHSIIGLAKEEPISHNYQGALADICPVGALLNNKTLFKSRVWWYKSEESICPGCSTGCKTYTNVRDNKMYRYMPRIDEEKDQYFLCDKGRFDVDWLNNNRLFAYYKDGNPSTSIEVLDAIALKISEARKVAILGGSHESDQNLRSIKKSLEKTGIPFSAEARVSTSQYKDPEQIDFQYTTDAHPNTKGAVDANFISGSDLESLISSISKEEYDVVFVIKENVSEILGRIKPKTLVVLETNLTEGISHANFGIPIKTFAEQTGSFTNKKGWNQTFNKSMEPPKGLLSSGEFFSELVDRVVELRTGKKEAAIGNR
- a CDS encoding NuoI/complex I 23 kDa subunit family protein, yielding MGTVNVVNVAAKHKLAWYQKLYSYSIGKGLWITLKHFIKAAFLKGAVTLEFPEKRRKYSTRFRGMHSMKRDEQGRERCTSCFCCMWICPADAIHIEAGLVTPEIQHLHPEDKFAKKFEIDLLRCIFCGLCEEACPKGAIYLDGPAEMAADNREDLILTKERMMEKIGGPILGERK
- a CDS encoding DUF433 domain-containing protein translates to MDKTLFYQERIVSHPSVCGGKPVIKGTSIRVLEILDMVFLGFGLQEILGEYPQLLEEDVRACLHYASKRLHSPLLEKALSQGWVDNRDQPVQICGE
- a CDS encoding RNA polymerase sigma factor, with translation MEGLSQQEFSKYYESSRNTVYHFLLKLSGNPEIAEDLTQETFLKAYEVMDRFDPSRGSFSSWSCTIGKNLYFKLFNRSKKESNNISINIDNFPELSAGNDKDPSEIEKKNLNSFLKEGISRLPEPEKSIILLKELEKKTLRETAEALKISERTVSRRLLSAFRILRTFLEENGIEPI
- a CDS encoding SAP domain-containing protein is translated as MGKNQIIMNRPPFAKIKSVKEFEAHYWYREELRRTCADLDIPLYGTKVDLEERLKTYIRSGDVEQIRKQLKPKISASKRRQKSPPKKITLNSKILSDGIRFDAVFREFCRAYYGGKKFSFTKTMAEAVRDAEKSGNLNLTVADLLRIYENPPSAPRPEDTVLRWNRFVKDFHADRKTHVFKKKLNIAAFLWGKVRDRSGSKRYNSDLLSEFSTEIARIEGSKK